In one Microbacterium invictum genomic region, the following are encoded:
- the glnA gene encoding type I glutamate--ammonia ligase, whose product MFSDSSEVLRFIKDEDVKFLDIRFTDLPGVQQHFNIPAATVDEEFFTVGQLFDGSSIRGFANIHESDMQLIPDVSTAYLDPFREAKTLVMVFDIYNPRNGEIYAKDPRQVAKKAEKYLASTGIADTAFFAPEAEFYIFDDVRYEVKQNSSFYSVDSEEGAWNTGRVEEGGNLANKTPYKGGYFPVSPVDKTADLRDDISLKLIESGLQLERAHHEVGTGGQQEINYRFDTMVHAADDILKFKYIVKNTAEQWGKVATFMPKPLFGDNGSGMHTHQSLWNDGKPLFYDEKGYGGLSDIARWYIGGILAHAPAVLAFTNPTLNSYHRLVKGFEAPVNLVYSAGNRSAAIRIPITGSNPKAKRIEFRAPDASGNPYLAFAAQLMAGIDGIKNRIEPHEPVDKDLYELPPEEAKGIPQVPNSLQDSLDALAADHQFLLEGGVFTPELIETWIEYKIENEIRPMAQRPHPFEFELYFGV is encoded by the coding sequence ATGTTCAGTGATTCATCCGAGGTGCTGCGGTTCATCAAGGACGAGGACGTCAAGTTCCTCGACATCCGTTTCACGGACCTCCCTGGTGTGCAGCAGCACTTCAACATCCCGGCCGCCACCGTCGACGAGGAGTTCTTCACCGTCGGGCAGCTGTTCGACGGCTCCTCGATCCGTGGGTTCGCGAACATCCACGAGTCCGACATGCAGCTCATCCCCGACGTGTCGACGGCGTACCTCGACCCGTTCCGCGAGGCGAAGACGCTCGTGATGGTCTTCGACATCTACAACCCGCGCAACGGTGAGATCTACGCCAAGGACCCGCGTCAGGTCGCCAAGAAGGCCGAGAAGTACCTCGCCTCCACGGGCATCGCCGACACCGCGTTCTTCGCTCCCGAGGCCGAGTTCTACATCTTCGACGACGTCCGCTACGAGGTGAAGCAGAACTCCAGCTTCTACTCGGTGGACTCCGAAGAGGGCGCCTGGAACACCGGCCGGGTCGAAGAGGGCGGCAACCTGGCCAACAAGACCCCGTACAAGGGCGGCTACTTCCCCGTCTCCCCCGTGGACAAGACCGCCGATCTGCGCGACGACATCAGCCTCAAGCTCATCGAGTCGGGCCTGCAGCTCGAGCGGGCGCACCACGAGGTGGGCACCGGCGGCCAGCAGGAGATCAACTACCGCTTCGACACGATGGTGCACGCGGCGGATGACATCCTGAAGTTCAAGTACATCGTCAAGAACACCGCCGAGCAGTGGGGCAAGGTCGCGACCTTCATGCCCAAGCCCCTCTTCGGCGACAACGGCTCGGGCATGCACACCCACCAGTCGCTGTGGAACGACGGCAAGCCGCTCTTCTACGACGAGAAGGGCTACGGCGGGCTGTCCGACATCGCCCGCTGGTACATCGGCGGCATCCTCGCGCACGCCCCGGCGGTCCTCGCGTTCACCAACCCCACGCTGAACAGCTACCACCGTCTGGTGAAGGGCTTCGAGGCGCCGGTGAACCTGGTCTACTCGGCGGGCAACCGCTCGGCGGCCATCCGCATCCCGATCACGGGCTCCAACCCCAAGGCCAAGCGCATCGAGTTCCGCGCGCCGGATGCCTCAGGTAACCCCTACCTGGCCTTTGCCGCCCAGCTGATGGCCGGGATCGACGGCATCAAGAACCGCATCGAGCCCCACGAGCCGGTCGACAAGGACCTCTACGAGCTCCCGCCCGAGGAGGCCAAGGGCATCCCCCAGGTGCCGAACTCGCTGCAGGACTCGCTCGACGCCCTCGCGGCCGACCACCAGTTCCTCCTCGAGGGCGGCGTGTTCACGCCCGAGCTCATCGAGACCTGGATCGAGTACAAGATCGAGAACGAGATCCGGCCGATGGCGCAACGCCCGCACCCGTTCGAGTTCGAGCTGTACTTCGGGGTCTGA
- a CDS encoding RDD family protein → MVASAQDYPGERLGRPREGAGSIGRLGRRVGALFIDYGAAYLISGFFGWDALAILLIFGAIQIVFLPTLQGSPGHRIFGMRLVRLDGGWVGLWRPVLRTILLILVIPAVIWDADQRGLHDKAAGTVLIRD, encoded by the coding sequence GTGGTCGCCAGCGCACAGGACTATCCCGGAGAGCGGCTGGGGCGCCCCCGCGAGGGCGCCGGATCGATCGGTCGCCTCGGCCGCCGGGTGGGCGCGCTGTTCATCGACTACGGCGCCGCATACCTGATCTCGGGCTTCTTCGGCTGGGACGCCCTGGCGATTCTGCTGATCTTCGGCGCGATCCAGATCGTCTTCCTTCCGACCCTTCAGGGGAGCCCCGGGCACCGCATCTTCGGGATGCGACTGGTGCGCCTCGACGGCGGGTGGGTCGGCCTCTGGCGGCCGGTGCTGCGCACCATCCTGCTCATCCTCGTCATCCCCGCCGTGATCTGGGATGCCGACCAGCGGGGCCTCCACGACAAGGCGGCGGGCACCGTCCTCATCCGCGACTGA
- a CDS encoding DUF4191 domain-containing protein, producing MAARSTAPEKRPGFFSQIRTLYTFTAQAYRWLPWALVGILIGGTLLGVAIGALIPPGAIWSIILWGVTGFMFGILAALMSMTRLSTKAMYRKIDGMPGATGYVLSSALGRRWRASEMPVGINPKTQEAVYRAIGRGGIVIVGEGARGRLTRLVNEERGKAQRVASGVPVTVLYVGHGADEVPIGKLAPAIKSLPKKIDRATMAAVIKRMDSVSQSVASLPIPKGIDPQRVRAPRPR from the coding sequence ATGGCCGCACGCAGTACCGCTCCCGAGAAGCGTCCCGGGTTCTTCTCTCAGATCCGCACCCTGTACACCTTCACCGCTCAGGCCTACCGCTGGCTCCCCTGGGCGCTCGTCGGCATTCTGATCGGCGGAACGCTGCTCGGTGTCGCGATCGGCGCGCTCATCCCTCCGGGAGCGATCTGGAGCATCATCCTCTGGGGTGTCACGGGGTTCATGTTCGGCATCCTCGCGGCGCTGATGTCGATGACGCGACTATCGACGAAGGCGATGTACCGCAAGATCGACGGCATGCCCGGCGCCACCGGCTACGTGCTCTCCAGCGCGCTGGGCCGGCGTTGGCGTGCGTCCGAGATGCCGGTGGGCATCAACCCCAAGACCCAGGAGGCGGTCTACCGCGCGATCGGCCGCGGGGGCATCGTCATCGTCGGTGAAGGGGCGCGCGGCCGCCTCACCCGACTCGTCAACGAAGAGCGCGGCAAGGCGCAGCGCGTGGCATCCGGTGTTCCGGTCACCGTGCTCTATGTCGGCCACGGCGCGGACGAGGTGCCGATCGGCAAGCTCGCGCCGGCCATCAAGTCCCTCCCGAAGAAGATCGACCGCGCCACCATGGCGGCCGTCATCAAGCGGATGGACTCCGTGTCGCAGTCGGTCGCGTCGCTCCCGATCCCGAAGGGCATCGACCCGCAGCGCGTGCGCGCCCCGCGTCCCCGCTGA